One Maribacter sp. HTCC2170 genomic window, GACACGGAAAAAAAGGTAAACCTTTCTATTGGATCGTAGCCGCTGATTCACGTGCAAAAAGAGACGGTAAATTCTTGGAAAAATTAGGTATCTACAACCCTAATACCAATCCTGCAACAATCGAAGTTAAAGTTGACAACTCTGTAGAGTGGTTGAACAATGGTGCACAACCTACTGATACAGCCAGAGCTATTCTTTCATATAAAGGTGTTTTATTAAAGCACCACTTAATGGGAGGTGTTCGTAAAGGAGCATTGACTGAAGAACAAGCTGAAGAAAAATTCAATGCTTGGATGGTGGAGAAAGAAAAAGCCGTTGCCTCGAAAGTTAGTGGACTTGACAAAGCCAAGGCTGACGCTAAAGCTGTAGCTCTTGCCGCTGAAAAAGAAATAAATGAAAAACGTGCTGCTGAGGCGGCCGCTGCTGCATTACCTGAAGCACCGGAAGTTGTTGAAGGAGAAATTGAAGTTACTGAAGCTGCTGAGGAAGCTCCGGTTTCCGCTCTTGATGCTGCCGTAGCGGAAGCAAAAGGAGAAGTTGCTGCTCCAACGGAAGTTGTTGAAGAAGCCCCTAAAAAAGAAGCTGCGCCAGAAGCTTCTAAGGAAGAAGAATAAAATTTACTCGAAACGATGGATAAGTCATCTTGTTTTTACTTAGGTAAAATCGTTTCAAAATATAGTTTCAAAGGGGAGGTACTTGTAAAACTTGAT contains:
- a CDS encoding 30S ribosomal protein S16, producing the protein MPVKIRLQRHGKKGKPFYWIVAADSRAKRDGKFLEKLGIYNPNTNPATIEVKVDNSVEWLNNGAQPTDTARAILSYKGVLLKHHLMGGVRKGALTEEQAEEKFNAWMVEKEKAVASKVSGLDKAKADAKAVALAAEKEINEKRAAEAAAAALPEAPEVVEGEIEVTEAAEEAPVSALDAAVAEAKGEVAAPTEVVEEAPKKEAAPEASKEEE